Proteins encoded within one genomic window of Phototrophicus methaneseepsis:
- the nuoH gene encoding NADH-quinone oxidoreductase subunit NuoH, translating to MRIPRPVLILGGLVVAVIAVAALILATIGIVTVMFDPNAIDPAAVVQCSENATCGVVWSIAFTLILVIIILTGFAYTTLLERKVIAWLQQRVGPNRTGPAGLLQPLADAVKLIFKEDIIPEEADKPVYYLAPILKVVPVLIVVAVIPFGPDILIPWFDGNWYQVPLSVADVNVGVLYLLGVTSLATYGMVLAGWSSNNKYATLGGLRASAQMISYELSLGLAMAVPVMIVGSMRIGDIVNAQPNVWDWLVFQNPLAAGILVITLFAEVGRAPFDLPEAEQELTAGYMTEYSGMKFAIFMMAEYVGMIAVSIISISLYFGGYNLFPVDNVPLLGPLVLIGKVVLALAFFVWVRGTLPRIRYDRLMAFGWKILLPLSLVSVAWTAISVVLGDVSGNPAVYGISSLIFFIIVVAGGYLFLSGSQDDSEIATPETDLMNDPVVTGEPRSIGWILLNLIGGLVAVPFLLVKGLLGALEGLGSAGADTVTSDEVAIEPVEPAGD from the coding sequence ATGAGAATTCCGCGTCCTGTATTGATATTAGGTGGCCTGGTGGTGGCTGTGATCGCCGTGGCTGCCCTCATCCTGGCAACCATTGGCATTGTGACGGTGATGTTTGATCCGAATGCCATTGATCCTGCTGCGGTCGTCCAATGCAGCGAAAACGCCACTTGCGGTGTCGTATGGTCGATCGCGTTCACGCTGATCCTGGTGATTATCATCCTCACAGGCTTTGCATACACGACACTTCTTGAGCGCAAGGTCATCGCATGGTTACAGCAGCGCGTTGGGCCGAACCGTACAGGTCCGGCAGGGCTGTTACAGCCGTTGGCTGATGCCGTTAAGCTCATCTTTAAAGAAGACATCATTCCAGAAGAAGCCGACAAGCCCGTTTATTATCTGGCCCCAATCTTAAAAGTGGTGCCGGTATTGATTGTGGTCGCCGTGATTCCCTTCGGCCCGGATATTCTGATTCCCTGGTTCGATGGCAATTGGTATCAGGTGCCGCTCTCAGTTGCAGACGTCAACGTCGGCGTTTTGTACCTGCTTGGCGTAACCAGCCTTGCGACATACGGTATGGTGCTTGCTGGTTGGAGCAGTAACAACAAGTATGCGACTCTCGGCGGCCTGCGTGCCAGCGCACAGATGATCAGCTATGAATTGAGCCTTGGCTTGGCAATGGCTGTTCCTGTTATGATCGTCGGCAGCATGAGGATTGGCGACATTGTGAACGCCCAGCCCAATGTTTGGGATTGGCTGGTCTTCCAGAATCCACTGGCGGCTGGCATTCTCGTAATTACCCTGTTTGCTGAAGTAGGCCGTGCGCCCTTCGACCTGCCGGAAGCAGAGCAGGAACTGACTGCCGGTTATATGACTGAATACAGTGGTATGAAGTTCGCCATTTTCATGATGGCGGAATACGTCGGTATGATCGCTGTGAGCATCATCTCTATTTCACTGTATTTTGGTGGTTACAACCTGTTCCCGGTTGATAACGTGCCGCTGCTTGGCCCGCTGGTGCTGATTGGCAAGGTGGTCCTGGCGTTGGCATTCTTCGTATGGGTGCGTGGTACGCTACCCCGTATTCGTTACGACCGTCTGATGGCCTTTGGCTGGAAGATCCTGCTGCCGCTTTCGCTGGTTTCTGTGGCCTGGACGGCGATTTCCGTGGTCTTGGGCGATGTCAGTGGTAACCCGGCTGTTTATGGCATCTCATCGTTGATCTTCTTCATCATCGTGGTGGCTGGTGGATATCTGTTCCTAAGTGGCAGCCAGGATGATTCTGAGATCGCCACGCCTGAAACTGACCTGATGAATGATCCGGTCGTCACGGGTGAGCCTCGCAGCATTGGTTGGATTCTCCTGAACCTGATTGGCGGCCTGGTGGCTGTTCCTTTCCTCCTGGTAAAGGGCCTGCTTGGCGCGCTTGAAGGCCTGGGGAGTGCTGGTGCTGATACGGTGACATCAGATGAAGTCGCCATTGAGCCGGTTGAGCCTGCTGGCGATTAG
- the nuoF gene encoding NADH-quinone oxidoreductase subunit NuoF — translation MSDTPKILLRGDEIENLREIDVYVDNGGYEGFKKALQMGSDGVINEVKAANLRGRGGAGFPTGVKWSFIPKDEPVKYVAVNADESETGTFKDRLIMETNPHQLIEGALICAYAIKATAVYIYLRGEFWDVAHELDKRIAEAREAGYLGENILDSGWSCEMYTHLGAGAYICGEESALLNSLEGYLGQPRVRPPFPANKGGGLYKEPTVVNNVETLSNVPWIIVNGADEYKKIGTDQSTGTKLFCVSGHVKNPGVYELPFNTTFRELLFDVCGGPRKEGTSFKAMLPSGGSGPIVPLTDEVLDSPMTYEDTAKLETIIGSASLIIMDDTVDITWVASKVIKFFRHESCGKCTPCREGTYWLDKVVDRIMAGEGRERDIQLIDNVAKNMQGLTLCALADFAANPIIHTIRHFPDDFMQHVKSDEELAAAGD, via the coding sequence ATGAGCGATACCCCAAAAATCCTTTTACGCGGTGACGAAATCGAAAACCTTCGCGAGATTGACGTTTACGTCGATAACGGTGGTTACGAAGGTTTCAAGAAGGCCCTGCAAATGGGCTCAGATGGTGTGATTAATGAAGTCAAGGCGGCGAACTTACGTGGCCGTGGCGGTGCTGGCTTCCCTACAGGTGTGAAGTGGAGCTTCATCCCCAAGGATGAACCCGTGAAATATGTGGCCGTGAACGCAGATGAAAGCGAAACGGGCACATTTAAAGATCGCCTGATTATGGAAACCAACCCGCACCAGTTGATCGAAGGTGCATTGATCTGTGCCTATGCGATCAAAGCGACCGCCGTCTATATTTACTTGCGCGGTGAATTCTGGGATGTGGCTCACGAGCTGGATAAGCGCATCGCGGAAGCCCGCGAAGCAGGTTATCTCGGTGAGAACATCCTCGATAGCGGCTGGTCTTGCGAGATGTACACACACCTGGGTGCAGGTGCTTACATCTGCGGCGAAGAATCCGCTTTGTTGAACAGCCTGGAAGGCTATCTTGGGCAACCACGCGTGCGCCCGCCGTTCCCGGCCAATAAGGGCGGTGGCCTCTACAAAGAGCCGACCGTCGTCAACAATGTGGAAACGCTGTCGAACGTGCCCTGGATCATCGTCAATGGGGCTGACGAATACAAGAAGATTGGTACCGATCAAAGTACAGGCACCAAGCTATTTTGCGTCAGCGGCCATGTGAAGAACCCCGGCGTGTACGAACTGCCGTTCAATACCACCTTCCGCGAACTCTTGTTTGATGTTTGCGGTGGCCCTCGTAAAGAAGGCACGAGCTTTAAGGCCATGCTGCCATCAGGTGGTTCCGGCCCGATTGTGCCGCTGACGGATGAAGTCCTTGATTCACCCATGACATATGAAGATACGGCCAAATTGGAGACGATTATTGGCTCCGCATCGCTCATCATCATGGATGACACTGTTGATATTACATGGGTCGCCAGCAAGGTGATTAAGTTCTTCCGGCATGAGAGCTGCGGTAAGTGCACGCCCTGCCGCGAAGGTACTTACTGGTTGGATAAAGTGGTCGATCGCATCATGGCTGGCGAAGGTCGTGAGCGGGATATTCAACTCATTGATAATGTGGCGAAGAATATGCAAGGGCTGACGCTTTGTGCCCTGGCAGATTTCGCTGCGAATCCGATTATCCATACCATCAGGCACTTCCCGGATGATTTCATGCAACATGTGAAATCCGATGAAGAACTGGCTGCTGCCGGGGATTAG
- a CDS encoding molybdopterin-dependent oxidoreductase, producing MTTPISKDTKLVTIKIDDKEYQMPAGANLVDVAKWYADNDIPVFCYHPKMEPVGMCRMCVVELGSVMRDRETGEVVMDDNGEPQVRWFPKLQTACTQRVSDGMVVRTNSHTVRESREHVVEFLLTSHPLDCPICDKGGECPLQNLTMAHGPQASRMYYSDKMHLGKHLPLGDLIYLDQERCIQCARCIRFQDELVGDDVLAFHERGRRLQIITKSDPGFDTYFSGNTTDICPVGALTTADFRFGARPWELTEIPSISPWDAAGENISLSMRLDRDFGGRAMIKRVMPRQNEFVNEIFISDKTRFGHHFTRSADRVMEPMARQGDSLTTQNWPAAYREVADVLKAAGGDVAAIAGGAVSNEDLWELRQLVEGLGGSKLGAWPPTHGGADLVAQVGVGQDTNLGELGKGDAILVIATDLEEEVPMWRFRAKRAQDRGAYLVVANARGTRMEEFALQTERNDKPVAGASIRYAPGEAVQAMLDLKSNNSEIYDRLVNATNLVVIAGAEGLDLAGSKALMQACANFLIDTGHVGKANNGLLSPIPGPNGMGLHYLGFTPEATQDIIANPPKVLIVAQAEVAEDDPMAGEWLSKAGTVITLSLFPDRTTQYADYVLPIQSFAERDGTFVNGERRVQRFYTAQGPMGEAIPAWKIFTVLGEQLGQKRAKLSAAAVMLDLTQNVPQFADMRYKNLSKVVRQFPDVGGDDLYYGGTAYQNKGGIGLQIPTEADSGTVKAVKVTAPGVVSTSADELVIIPTTQLYDRSNLFMPSELVHARVPLPFIALSSVDADSLGIVEGDLVEVRFAGGSVRVRASIDSSTPQSVALLPRHLTDEPTPMVPGTATISKIAQPAMVS from the coding sequence ATGACGACACCGATTTCAAAAGATACAAAACTAGTTACCATCAAAATTGATGATAAAGAGTACCAGATGCCCGCAGGGGCCAATCTGGTCGATGTGGCGAAGTGGTACGCTGATAACGATATCCCGGTGTTCTGCTATCACCCCAAGATGGAGCCCGTCGGCATGTGCCGTATGTGCGTGGTTGAACTCGGTTCAGTCATGCGGGACCGCGAGACGGGCGAGGTTGTGATGGACGACAACGGCGAGCCACAGGTTCGCTGGTTCCCCAAGTTGCAGACGGCGTGTACACAGCGTGTCAGCGATGGCATGGTCGTCCGTACCAATTCCCATACTGTCCGTGAATCGCGCGAGCATGTGGTGGAGTTCCTCCTGACGAGCCATCCATTGGATTGCCCGATTTGTGATAAGGGTGGTGAGTGCCCGCTGCAAAACCTGACGATGGCCCATGGCCCGCAGGCCAGCCGCATGTATTACAGCGATAAAATGCATCTGGGCAAGCATCTGCCCCTTGGCGACCTGATCTATCTTGATCAGGAACGCTGCATTCAGTGTGCGCGCTGCATCCGCTTCCAGGATGAACTGGTTGGCGATGATGTGCTTGCATTCCATGAACGTGGCCGCCGTTTGCAGATCATCACCAAGAGTGACCCCGGCTTCGATACATATTTCAGCGGCAATACCACCGATATTTGCCCGGTGGGTGCCCTGACTACAGCAGACTTCCGCTTTGGTGCGCGCCCCTGGGAACTGACGGAAATTCCGAGCATCAGCCCCTGGGATGCCGCTGGCGAGAACATCAGCCTGAGCATGCGCCTGGACCGCGATTTTGGCGGCCGTGCCATGATTAAGCGCGTGATGCCGCGTCAGAACGAATTTGTGAACGAAATTTTCATTAGCGATAAGACCCGCTTCGGTCATCACTTCACCCGCAGCGCGGATCGTGTTATGGAGCCAATGGCGCGTCAGGGCGATAGCCTGACGACGCAGAACTGGCCCGCAGCTTATCGCGAAGTTGCCGATGTGCTTAAGGCGGCGGGTGGCGATGTTGCCGCGATTGCAGGTGGTGCCGTCAGCAATGAAGATTTGTGGGAACTGCGCCAACTCGTTGAAGGGCTTGGCGGCAGCAAACTGGGGGCCTGGCCTCCAACCCATGGCGGCGCGGATTTAGTCGCGCAGGTCGGTGTGGGGCAGGATACGAACCTCGGCGAGCTTGGTAAAGGCGATGCCATCCTGGTAATTGCTACCGATCTCGAAGAAGAAGTGCCTATGTGGCGCTTCCGTGCGAAGCGTGCCCAGGACCGCGGGGCTTACCTGGTGGTCGCTAATGCACGTGGTACTCGTATGGAAGAATTTGCCCTCCAGACAGAGCGCAACGATAAGCCTGTCGCGGGAGCATCCATTCGTTATGCACCTGGCGAAGCTGTTCAGGCGATGCTGGACCTGAAGAGCAACAACAGTGAAATCTATGATCGCCTCGTGAATGCGACCAATCTTGTCGTGATTGCGGGCGCTGAAGGCCTTGACCTGGCAGGCAGTAAAGCCCTGATGCAGGCATGCGCGAACTTCCTGATAGATACCGGACATGTCGGTAAGGCAAATAACGGCCTGCTTTCACCGATCCCTGGTCCGAATGGTATGGGCTTGCATTATCTCGGCTTCACACCGGAAGCAACCCAGGACATCATTGCGAACCCACCCAAGGTGCTCATCGTGGCCCAGGCGGAAGTCGCTGAAGATGACCCGATGGCTGGTGAATGGCTGAGCAAAGCAGGAACTGTTATCACGCTGAGCCTCTTCCCGGATCGTACGACCCAGTATGCTGATTACGTCCTGCCGATCCAGAGCTTTGCAGAGCGTGATGGTACGTTCGTTAATGGTGAACGCCGCGTACAGCGCTTCTATACTGCGCAAGGGCCCATGGGCGAGGCAATCCCCGCCTGGAAGATCTTCACAGTTTTGGGCGAACAACTCGGCCAAAAGCGTGCCAAGCTCTCTGCCGCCGCCGTCATGCTGGATCTCACTCAGAATGTCCCGCAGTTTGCGGATATGCGCTATAAGAACCTGAGCAAAGTGGTGCGTCAGTTCCCTGATGTGGGTGGTGATGACCTCTACTATGGCGGCACAGCCTACCAGAATAAGGGTGGTATTGGCCTCCAAATCCCGACTGAGGCGGACAGTGGTACTGTGAAGGCCGTTAAGGTCACTGCGCCAGGGGTGGTTAGCACAAGCGCTGATGAACTCGTCATCATCCCAACCACACAACTATATGATCGTAGTAATTTGTTCATGCCCAGTGAACTGGTGCATGCCCGTGTGCCGCTTCCGTTCATTGCCCTCAGCAGCGTCGATGCGGATAGCCTTGGCATCGTTGAAGGTGATCTGGTTGAAGTGCGTTTTGCGGGTGGTAGCGTCCGTGTACGCGCATCTATTGACAGCAGCACGCCGCAGAGCGTTGCATTGCTGCCACGTCATCTGACAGATGAACCAACGCCAATGGTGCCAGGCACTGCGACGATTAGCAAAATCGCGCAGCCGGCCATGGTATCATAG
- the nuoI gene encoding NADH-quinone oxidoreductase subunit NuoI, whose protein sequence is MARNERGDKVFMNIIKGFATTFKHVLEEPVTLQYPEQVEPFPDRYKGRHHLRRYDNGLEKCIGCALCAAACPADAIWVEAAENTDEVRFSPGERYAKTYEINMLRCIFCGYCEDACPTQAIELGHEHQMSFTDRRDAVYTKQMLIDPVPEGEEGTPREVEPGVFTRSIPDMPDAK, encoded by the coding sequence CTGGCCCGTAATGAGAGAGGTGACAAGGTATTTATGAATATCATCAAAGGGTTTGCGACGACCTTTAAACACGTCCTGGAAGAACCTGTCACGTTGCAATATCCGGAACAGGTTGAGCCCTTCCCGGATCGTTACAAGGGCCGTCACCATCTGCGGCGTTACGATAACGGCCTGGAAAAATGTATCGGTTGTGCGCTGTGTGCTGCCGCTTGCCCGGCTGATGCTATCTGGGTAGAAGCCGCAGAAAATACCGATGAAGTGCGTTTTAGCCCTGGCGAACGCTATGCCAAAACGTACGAAATCAACATGTTGCGCTGCATCTTCTGTGGCTATTGCGAAGATGCTTGCCCAACCCAGGCGATTGAATTAGGCCACGAACACCAGATGAGCTTCACGGATCGCCGTGATGCTGTTTACACCAAACAGATGCTCATCGACCCTGTGCCAGAAGGCGAGGAAGGGACCCCACGTGAAGTGGAGCCAGGTGTTTTCACGCGTTCGATTCCTGATATGCCGGACGCAAAATAA
- a CDS encoding proton-conducting transporter membrane subunit, whose product MDSYANLIPLVILVPAIGALINLFLGHKLGERLSGLVGVTASVLAFIFSVLIFAYLSDPAVVTGIVIDPPLLDGWIRIGSDAGFSVNIPWQFRVDTITAVMLLVVTGVGSLIHIYSIGYMHGDPKYARFFAFLNMFMMFMLILVTGNNFLMMFVGWEGVGVMSYLLIGFWWDKSAPVGWRNSDAARKAMIANRVGDFGIIMATILIFWTFGTVNYYSPGEVANSCYVLEHAESISAEQAEHGECDAEAVEAFATGAVGEHEEGEAEGSEEATEESSEVEGEANAGIVLVQETETEGEHAEEAEAEGEHGEEAAHGAHMSVEDMTNANFMPDQMGVFAQLDALVNLDEGETIPWAVSPDGTVIERGREVQFGPYSADISVVLFLIIVFIVLGVSGKSAQIPLFVWLPDAMAGPTPVSALMHAATMVTAGVYLLVRSNVFITYSPEGRLLIAIIGTATALVAGLTAVGQWDIKRVLAFSTVSQLGFMVAAIGVGAYVAAIFHLVTHAVFKALLFLGSGSVIHGVEHGEHHVHELHAHDHHGDHHDDHGEPFDPQDMRNMGGLRARMPITFVTYLIGTFALSGLPIFAGFWSKDEILLDALVHGGESTNVLDQLSGFIVFFGLLVAAGFTAFYMWRQIQMVFFGEPRSEAARHAPESVPSMTIPLIVLAIGATFIGLINVPGGAWPFTLFYKLHEFGHFLEASIPSITTGHTLDFNWLLAGLATAVAFGAIFLAHSIYAGNKAVRGEHGAVDGRDPLQDNGSTSQIFTAANRRLYWDDFYFAVFIRPYQRIAAFFADVIDWNFWHDYVHDKVIKRGYDTISQLLANPLDIGLIDGAVNGVGRLVSYLSGRFRTAQTGYVRTYAVVLLLGVVAVIVLMVLPLIPIGS is encoded by the coding sequence ATGGATTCTTATGCAAACCTGATCCCCCTGGTAATCCTCGTCCCGGCTATCGGGGCTTTGATTAACCTGTTTTTGGGGCACAAACTAGGTGAGCGATTATCAGGCCTCGTCGGCGTGACGGCGTCGGTTCTGGCGTTCATCTTCTCGGTATTGATCTTTGCCTACCTCAGCGACCCCGCTGTGGTGACAGGCATTGTGATCGATCCACCCCTGCTCGATGGCTGGATACGTATCGGCAGCGATGCAGGCTTTAGTGTGAATATCCCCTGGCAGTTCCGCGTAGATACCATTACAGCGGTTATGCTGCTGGTTGTCACCGGTGTAGGTAGCCTGATTCATATTTACTCAATTGGCTATATGCACGGCGATCCAAAGTACGCTCGCTTCTTCGCTTTCCTGAACATGTTCATGATGTTCATGTTGATCCTCGTGACGGGCAACAACTTCCTGATGATGTTCGTCGGTTGGGAAGGCGTCGGCGTGATGTCTTACTTACTCATCGGCTTCTGGTGGGATAAATCAGCGCCTGTGGGCTGGCGTAATAGTGATGCTGCCCGTAAGGCCATGATTGCCAACCGTGTCGGTGACTTCGGCATCATTATGGCGACGATCTTGATCTTCTGGACGTTCGGCACGGTCAATTACTACAGCCCTGGCGAAGTCGCCAATTCTTGCTACGTTCTGGAACATGCTGAATCAATCAGCGCGGAACAGGCGGAACATGGCGAGTGTGACGCTGAAGCTGTCGAAGCTTTTGCTACGGGTGCTGTTGGTGAGCACGAAGAAGGCGAAGCCGAAGGCTCTGAAGAAGCGACAGAAGAGTCGTCAGAAGTTGAAGGCGAAGCCAATGCGGGCATTGTCTTAGTTCAGGAAACAGAGACAGAAGGCGAGCACGCCGAAGAAGCCGAAGCTGAAGGTGAACACGGCGAAGAAGCGGCACATGGTGCCCATATGTCTGTCGAAGACATGACCAACGCCAACTTCATGCCGGATCAGATGGGCGTCTTTGCTCAACTGGATGCGCTTGTGAATCTGGACGAAGGCGAAACCATCCCCTGGGCTGTTAGCCCCGATGGCACCGTCATCGAACGGGGCCGCGAAGTTCAGTTCGGCCCATACAGCGCTGATATTAGCGTCGTGCTGTTCCTGATTATTGTCTTTATCGTGCTGGGTGTGAGTGGTAAATCAGCTCAGATTCCGTTGTTCGTCTGGCTGCCAGACGCGATGGCTGGCCCAACGCCTGTTAGTGCGTTGATGCATGCTGCGACGATGGTGACCGCAGGTGTTTACTTGCTGGTTCGTTCCAACGTCTTTATCACCTACTCGCCAGAAGGCCGCTTGCTAATTGCCATCATCGGTACAGCGACGGCACTTGTCGCGGGTTTGACGGCTGTAGGCCAGTGGGATATTAAGCGCGTTCTGGCTTTCTCCACAGTGTCCCAGCTTGGCTTTATGGTGGCTGCGATTGGCGTAGGCGCTTATGTCGCTGCGATCTTCCATCTCGTCACGCACGCGGTATTCAAAGCGCTGCTCTTCCTGGGCAGTGGTTCTGTGATTCACGGCGTTGAACATGGTGAGCACCACGTGCATGAACTCCATGCTCATGATCATCACGGTGATCATCATGACGACCACGGCGAGCCTTTCGACCCACAGGATATGCGTAACATGGGTGGTTTGCGCGCTCGTATGCCGATCACATTTGTCACTTACCTGATTGGTACATTCGCCCTCTCTGGCTTGCCGATCTTTGCAGGCTTCTGGTCCAAGGATGAAATCTTGCTGGATGCGCTCGTCCATGGTGGCGAAAGCACGAATGTGCTCGACCAGCTTTCTGGTTTCATCGTCTTCTTTGGCCTATTGGTCGCTGCTGGCTTTACAGCCTTCTATATGTGGCGACAGATTCAGATGGTCTTCTTTGGCGAACCGCGCAGCGAAGCTGCCCGTCACGCGCCGGAGAGTGTACCTTCAATGACGATCCCGCTCATCGTCCTGGCGATTGGTGCAACCTTCATTGGTTTGATCAACGTGCCGGGTGGTGCATGGCCCTTCACCCTGTTCTATAAGCTGCACGAGTTCGGCCACTTCTTAGAAGCAAGCATCCCGTCGATTACGACTGGCCATACGCTGGACTTTAACTGGCTGCTGGCAGGGCTTGCGACGGCGGTTGCGTTTGGTGCTATCTTCCTGGCACACTCGATTTACGCAGGCAATAAGGCTGTACGCGGTGAACATGGCGCAGTCGATGGCCGTGACCCGCTGCAAGATAACGGTTCAACATCGCAGATCTTCACGGCAGCGAATCGCCGCCTTTACTGGGACGATTTTTACTTCGCCGTCTTTATCCGGCCTTATCAACGTATCGCCGCTTTCTTTGCGGATGTCATTGACTGGAACTTCTGGCACGATTACGTCCACGATAAGGTCATCAAACGCGGCTACGATACGATTTCCCAGCTTCTGGCGAATCCGCTGGATATTGGCCTGATTGACGGGGCTGTCAATGGTGTTGGCCGTCTTGTGTCGTACTTGAGTGGGCGCTTCCGCACAGCGCAGACAGGTTACGTGCGGACGTATGCGGTTGTACTTTTACTTGGTGTGGTAGCGGTGATTGTGCTGATGGTACTACCGCTGATTCCGATTGGCTCATAA
- the nuoK gene encoding NADH-quinone oxidoreductase subunit NuoK produces MEFAVPTEFFFVLSLILFTLGALGVLLRKNAILVFMSVELMLNSANLALVAFARQWGSQEGHIFVFFVMTVAAAEVAVGLALIVAIFRSKQSINIDDLHQMEG; encoded by the coding sequence ATGGAATTTGCAGTACCGACAGAATTTTTCTTCGTCCTCAGCCTGATTTTATTCACGCTGGGTGCGTTGGGTGTGCTGCTGCGTAAGAATGCGATCCTGGTGTTTATGTCGGTCGAGCTGATGCTGAACTCGGCCAATCTGGCACTGGTCGCCTTTGCAAGGCAGTGGGGCAGCCAGGAAGGGCACATCTTCGTGTTCTTCGTTATGACAGTCGCGGCGGCTGAAGTTGCGGTTGGTCTGGCGTTGATTGTCGCCATCTTCCGCAGCAAGCAGAGCATCAATATTGACGATTTGCACCAAATGGAAGGGTAG
- a CDS encoding NADH-quinone oxidoreductase subunit J, which translates to MGVELAFFLAIGGLAVLCAVGMLLSENAVHSALFLIGNFGCVALLFLMLDAPFIGMVQIVVYTGAIMVLFLFVIMLLGAEQTTDTTRSFRWLTGAATTLAIAFLAAIAIPLVVSGGLNLPEGQAADPQVRIVHGADLGNINITLDGDALEEPIVLEDVAFGEVSDFMQVPAGEYSVSLAQADTGSPLMPPSQSPTITLEPGQVVSALAYGTLSTETGTFPEVVLVPNEFGNTPDDEGRIVAVNVYDTDRTFALVDLGADQRVTVVERDVRDEDGNVVYQARATEDAPLVAQREVVLADPVIVADLAYGQPVVATYPEGEDYDLALIDMTNFDSYIETADQQGSAQNAIVMRMNEYEIETAAEETFVIAKEPTTLDEAEPRPTVLDREALLIGTLAGFGTPLAIGQILFTDFLLPVNMVGFLLLIALVGVIVLSRPAGLSPAQKRRRDTRRKVSRPLVSVITQQTGSDLIVETPRLEQPDSGE; encoded by the coding sequence ATGGGAGTTGAACTCGCTTTTTTCTTAGCGATAGGCGGGCTGGCGGTGTTATGCGCCGTAGGCATGCTGCTCAGTGAAAATGCCGTGCACAGCGCGCTGTTCTTGATTGGCAATTTTGGCTGTGTCGCGCTTTTGTTCTTGATGCTGGATGCGCCGTTTATCGGTATGGTTCAAATTGTGGTATATACCGGCGCAATCATGGTGTTGTTCTTGTTCGTTATTATGCTGCTAGGCGCAGAGCAAACGACGGACACGACTCGGAGCTTCCGCTGGTTAACTGGCGCAGCGACGACACTGGCAATTGCTTTCCTTGCCGCCATTGCGATCCCGCTGGTGGTAAGTGGTGGCCTGAATCTGCCGGAAGGCCAGGCTGCAGACCCTCAGGTCCGTATTGTACATGGTGCTGACCTGGGCAATATCAATATTACGCTAGATGGAGATGCCCTCGAGGAACCCATCGTCCTGGAAGATGTGGCATTTGGCGAAGTCAGCGACTTTATGCAAGTCCCTGCTGGCGAATATTCAGTGTCGCTGGCACAAGCTGATACAGGGTCTCCGCTGATGCCGCCTTCACAAAGCCCGACGATTACGTTGGAGCCTGGGCAAGTCGTGAGTGCGTTGGCCTATGGTACGCTCAGCACGGAAACAGGCACTTTCCCTGAGGTTGTGCTGGTGCCAAACGAATTTGGCAATACGCCCGATGATGAAGGCCGTATTGTCGCTGTCAACGTCTACGATACAGATCGCACTTTCGCGCTTGTAGACCTGGGTGCTGATCAGCGTGTGACTGTTGTCGAGCGTGATGTCCGTGATGAAGACGGTAATGTCGTTTATCAGGCGCGTGCTACGGAAGACGCCCCGCTGGTTGCACAGCGTGAAGTCGTGCTTGCAGATCCGGTCATTGTTGCTGACTTGGCCTATGGTCAGCCGGTTGTCGCGACATATCCAGAAGGCGAAGATTATGATCTGGCCCTGATTGATATGACCAACTTCGACAGCTACATTGAGACGGCGGACCAGCAAGGCAGTGCGCAGAACGCTATCGTGATGCGCATGAACGAGTATGAAATTGAAACGGCTGCTGAAGAGACTTTCGTGATTGCCAAAGAGCCGACAACGCTTGATGAAGCTGAACCACGCCCAACAGTCCTGGATCGTGAAGCTTTGTTGATCGGGACGCTGGCGGGCTTTGGTACACCGCTTGCCATCGGGCAGATTCTGTTCACAGATTTCTTACTGCCCGTGAATATGGTGGGTTTCTTGCTGCTCATCGCACTGGTTGGTGTGATTGTGCTGTCGCGTCCGGCAGGCCTTTCGCCAGCACAAAAGCGGCGTCGTGATACTCGGCGGAAAGTAAGCCGTCCGTTGGTCAGCGTCATTACGCAGCAGACAGGCAGCGATCTCATAGTGGAAACGCCGCGTCTGGAACAGCCAGATTCAGGCGAGTAG
- the nuoE gene encoding complex I 24 kDa subunit family protein produces the protein MALKDKYADRIQHHLSKYPETRSAVMPLLYIAQEEYGYINDEGVAEVAEILDMDPTQVRSIAGFYTMYSEKPKGKYWLQVCTDLACALNGADQFHKDLKEYLGVEEAGTSEDGLFTVEHVMCLAACDKAPMLQCNFHYMENLDMEKMKAWIEEKRAEYQAELDKANQ, from the coding sequence ATGGCACTGAAAGATAAGTATGCCGACCGTATTCAGCATCATCTGAGCAAATACCCGGAAACTCGCAGCGCGGTGATGCCGCTGCTGTACATTGCCCAGGAAGAATACGGTTATATCAATGACGAGGGCGTCGCAGAAGTCGCAGAAATCCTGGATATGGACCCGACCCAGGTTCGTTCTATTGCTGGCTTCTATACCATGTATTCCGAGAAGCCCAAAGGCAAGTATTGGCTGCAAGTCTGTACAGATTTGGCCTGCGCGCTCAATGGTGCGGATCAGTTCCACAAAGATCTGAAGGAATACCTGGGCGTCGAAGAGGCTGGCACCTCAGAAGATGGCTTGTTCACGGTCGAGCATGTGATGTGCCTGGCGGCCTGTGATAAAGCCCCCATGTTGCAGTGCAACTTCCATTATATGGAAAACCTGGACATGGAAAAAATGAAGGCATGGATCGAAGAGAAACGTGCTGAATACCAGGCTGAATTAGATAAAGCGAATCAGTAA